Proteins from a single region of Rhinolophus sinicus isolate RSC01 linkage group LG13, ASM3656204v1, whole genome shotgun sequence:
- the VAPB gene encoding vesicle-associated membrane protein-associated protein B/C, which yields MAKVEQVLSLEPQHELKFRGPFTDVVTTNLKLGNPTDRNVCFKVKTTAPRRYCVRPNSGVIDAGAAINVSVMLQPFDYDPNEKSKHKFMVQSMFAPSDTSDMEAVWKEAKPEDLMDSKLRCVFELPAENDKPHDVEINKIISTTASKTETPTVSKSLSSSLDDTEVKKVMEECRRLQGELQRLREENKHFKEEDGLRMRKAAQSNSPGPALAVAGKEEGLSSRLLALVVLFFIVGVVIGKIAL from the exons GTCCCTTCACGGACGTTGTCACCACCAACCTGAAGCTTGGCAACCCGACAGACCGCAACGTGTGCTTTAAAGTGAAGACCACGGCACCGCGTAGGTACTGCGTGAGGCCCAACAGCGGGGTCATCGATGCAGGGGCTGCCATCAATGTCTCCG tgatgTTACAGCCTTTCGATTATGATCCCAATGAGAAAAGTAAACACAAGTTTATGGTTCAGTCTATGTTTGCTCCAAGTGACACTTCTGATATGGAAGCAGTA tgGAAGGAGGCAAAACCGGAAGACCTTATGGATTCAAAACTTAGATGTGTGTTTGAATTGCCTGCAGAAAATGATAAACCA catgatgtagaaataaataaaattatatccacAACTGCATCAAAGACAGAAACACCTACGGTGTCTAAATCTCTGAGTTCTTCTTTGGATGACACTGAAGTGAAGAAGGTGATGGAAGAATGTAGGAGGCTGCAAGGTGAGCTGCAGAGGCTCCGGGAGGAGAACAAGCACTTCAAG GAAGAAGACGGACTCCGGATGAGGAAGGCGGCACAGAGCAACAGCCCTGGCCCTGCGCTGGCCGTGGCTGGCAAGGAGGAGGGCCTGAGCAGCCGGCTCCTGGCGCTGGTGGTCCTGTTCTTCATCGTCGGGGTGGTCATAGGGAAGATCGCTTTGTAG